One segment of Falco peregrinus isolate bFalPer1 chromosome 4, bFalPer1.pri, whole genome shotgun sequence DNA contains the following:
- the BCL9 gene encoding B-cell CLL/lymphoma 9 protein isoform X1 — protein MHSSNPKVRNSPSGNTQSSPKSKQEVMVRPPTVMSPSGNPQLDSKFSNQGKQGGSTSQSQPSPCDPKSGGHPPKVLPGPGGSMGLKNGAGNGAKGKGKRERSISADSFEQREAGTPHDDPEIKDCNSADHVKSQESQHTPHSMTPSNASAPRSSTPSHGLTASLEPASGQKTPSKVVYVFSTEMANKAAEAVLKGQVETIVSFHIQNISNSKAERNTVPLNPQITALRTEPKPLPQPQPPTAQDQNPPQNAKMQPTPPVSAPVSKSTGPPCPIDQDSPSVESKVMSVGSPANSTPLQTEGFGQSSTPNNRAVSPVSQGSNSSAADPKGPPQPVSGGDPSSLGENPDGLSQEQLEHRERSLQTLRDIQRMLFPDEKEFAGGQSGGPPPNAGVLDGPQKKPEGPIQAMMAQSQSLGKGSGSRTDGGAPFGPQGHRDMPFSPDEMGPPPMNSQSGPIGPDHLDHMTPEQVAWLKLQQEFYEEKRRKQEQVVVQQCSLQDMMVHQHGPRGVVRGPPPPYQMTPGEGWGPGGPEPFPEGMNMSHSLPPRGMAPHPNVPGSQMRLPGFAGMMNPDMEGPSVPNPASRPGLSGVSWPDDVPKIPDGRNFPPGQGVFSGPGRGERFPNPQGLPEELYQQQLAEKQMGLPPGLNMEGIRPGMEINRMMPSQRHMEPGNNPIFPRMPVEGPMSPSRGDFPKGIPPQMASSRELEFGMGPSSMKGDMGMNVSMGSNPPLVPQKLREAGVGPEEMMKLRPGVSEMLSSQQKMVPLPFGEHPQQEYGMGPRPFLPMSQGPGVGLRNLREQIGPDQRTNNRLSHMPPLPLNPTSNPNSLNTAPPAQRSLGRKPLDISAAGQVHSPGINPLKSPTMRQVQSPMMGSPSGNLKSPQTPSQLAGMLAGPTAAAAAASIKSPPVLGSAAASPVHLKSPSLPAPSPGWTSSPKPPLQSPGIPPNHKASLTMSSPAMLGNVESGGPPPSTVSQSAPVTLPGNLPSSSPYTMPPEPTLSQNPLSIMMSRMSKFAMPSSTPLYHDAIKTVASSDDDSPPARSPNLPPMNSVPGMGINSQNPRISGPNPVGPMPTLSPMGMTQPLSHNNQMPSPNAMGPNIPPHGVPVGPGLMSHNPMMGHGSQESPMVPQGRLGFPQGFPPVQSPPQQVPFPHNGPSGGQGNFPAGMGFHGEGPLGRPTNLPQSSTDPALCKTGGPGGPDSFTVLGNNMPSVFTDPELQEVIRPGATGIPEFDLSRIIPSEKPSQTLQYFPRGEVPGRKQPQGPGPGFSHMQGMIGEQTPRMGLTLPGMGGPGPVGTPDIPLGTAPSMPGHNPMRPPAFLQQGMMGPHHRMMSPAQTAMPGQPALMSNPVAAVGMIPGKDRAPAGLYSHPGPVGSPGMMMSMQGMMGPQQNIMIPPQMRPRGMAADVGMGGFSQGPGNPGNMMF, from the exons ATGCATTCCAGTAACCCCAAAGTGAGGAACTCCCCGTCAGGCAACACACAGAG TAGCCCCAAATCAAAGCAGGAGGTGATGGTCCGTCCCCCTACAGTGATGTCCCCGTCTGGCAACCCCCAGCTGGATTCCAAATTTTCCAACCAGGGCAAACAAGGGGGCTCCaccagccaatcccagccctctccctgtgACCCCAAAAGTGGAGGTCACCCCCCTAAAGTGCTCCCTGGCCCAGGTGGGAGCATGGGGCTGAAGAATGGGGCTGGAAATGGTGccaaggggaaggggaagagagagaggagcaTTTCGGCAGACTCCTTTGAACAGAGGGAAGCTGGGACTCCTCATGATGACCCTGAAATCAAAG ACTGCAATTCTGCTGATCATGTGAAGTCCCAGGAGTCTCAACACACACCACACTCCATGACTCCTTCGAATGCTTCAGCCCCAAGGTCTTCCACACCTTCTCATGGCCTGACTGCCTCTTTGGAGCCAGCAAGTGGGCAGAAGACTCCATCCAAAGTGGTTTACGTCTTTTCTACTGAGATGGCCAACAA GGCTGCAGAAGCTGTGCTGAAGGGACAGGTGGAAACCATTGTGTCCTTTCATATCCAGAACATCTCAAACAGCAAGGCGGAACGAAATACTGTACCCTTG AACCCCCAGATCACTGCACTTCGGACTGAACCCAAGCCCCtgccgcagccccagccccccactgcCCAGGACCAGAACCCTCCCCAGAACGCCAAAATGCAGCCGACTCCACCTGTGTCAGCGCCAGTATCCAAATCCACTGGCCCCCCTTGTCCCATAGATCAGGACAGCCCCAGCGTGGAAAGCAAAGTGATGTCTGTGGGCAGCCCTGCCAACTCTACCCCGTTGCAGACAGAAGGATTTGGACAAAGTTCAACCCCCAATAACCGAGCAGTTAGCCCAGTTTCCCAAGGTAGCAATAGCtccgctgcagaccccaaagGTCCTCCCCAGCCGGTGTCTGGTGGGGATCCGTCCAGTTTGGGCGAGAATCCAGACGGACTGTcgcaggagcagctggagcatcGAGAGCGCTCGTTGCAGACCCTGAGAGACATACAGCGCATGCTCTTCCCTGACGAGAAGGAGTTTGCGGGAGGGCAAAGTGGGGGGCCACCCCCAAATGCTGGGGTGCTGGATGGTCCCCAAAAGAAACCTGAAGGGCCGATACAGGCCATGATGGCTCAATCCCAAAGTTTAGGCAAAGGGTCAGGGTCTCGGACAGACGGAGGGGCTCCGTTTGGCCCTCAAGGACACAGGGACATGCCTTTTTCCCCAGATGAAATGGGGCCACCACCAATGAACTCCCAGTCAGGACCCATAGGCCCAGACCACTTGGACCACATGACTCCTGAGCAGGTGGCCTGGCtcaagctgcagcaggagtTTTAcgaggagaaaagaagaaagcaagagcaGGTGGTTGTGCAGCAGTGTTCCCTGCAGGACATGATGGTCCACCAGCACGGGCCTCGTGGGGTGGTCCGAGGCCCTCCCCCTCCCTACCAGATGAcccctggggagggctggggacctGGGGGTCCAGAGCCCTTCCCTGAAGGCATGAACATGTCGCACTCTCTGCCCCCCAGGGGCATGGCTCCTCATCCGAATGTGCCCGGGAGCCAGATGCGCCTGCCTGGTTTTGCAGGAATGATGAACCCTGACATGGAGGGCCCCAGTGTCCCGAATCCCGCCTCCCGGCCTGGGCTTTCGGGAGTTAGTTGGCCAGACGACGTGCCAAAAATCCCAGATGGCCGAAACTTCCCTCCTGGCCAGGGTGTCTTCAGCGGCCCTGGCCGAGGGGAGCGGTTCCCCAACCCGCAGGGCCTGCCTGAAGAGCTCTATCAGCAGCAGCTGGCGGAGAAGCAGATGGGCCTCCCTCCTGGCCTGAACATGGAAGGCATCAGGCCTGGCATGGAGATAAACAGAATGATGCCCTCCCAGAGACACATGGAGCCTGGGAACAACCCCATCTTCCCTCGCATGCCGGTGGAAGGGCCGATGAGCCCCTCCAGGGGGGACTTCCCGAAAGGAATACCCCCACAAATGGCCTCTAGCAGGGAGCTGGAGTTCGGGATGGGTCCCAGCAGCATGAAGGGGGACATGGGCATGAATGTCAGCATGGGGTCCAACCCACCCCTGGTCCCTCAGAAGCTGAGGGAGGCAGGAGTCGGGCCAGAAGAGATGATGAAACTGCGCCCCGGTGTCTCGGAGATGCTCTCCTCGCAGCAGAAAATGGTGCCACTGCCGTTTGGGGAGCACCCGCAGCAGGAGTATGGCATGGGTCCCAGGCCTTTCCTTCCCATGTCTCAGGGCCCAGGAGTCGGTCTCCGAAATCTCAGAGAACAGATCGGGCCTGACCAAAGGACTAACAACCGGCTCAGCCACATGCCGCCACTACCTCTCAATCCCACCAGTAACCCTAATAGCCTCAACACTGCTCCCCCTGCGCAGCGGAGCCTCGGCCGCAAGCCCTTGGATATCTCCGCAGCCGGTCAGGTGCATTCGCCAGGAATCAACCCCCTGAAGTCTCCCACGATGCGCCAGGTCCAGTCTCCCATGATGGGGTCTCCCTCGGGGAACCTCAAGTCTCCTCAGACAccctcccagctggcaggaatGCTTGCGGGCCCCACTGCCGCAGCTGCCGCTGCTTCCATTAAGTCCCCCCCTGTCTTGgggtctgctgctgcttctcctgtccACCTCAAGTCTCCGTCTCTCCCTGCACCTTCTCCCGGATGGACCTCATCTCCAAAGCCTCCTTTGCAGAGCCCCGGGATTCCCCCAAACCACAAGGCATCTCTCACCATGTCTTCCCCAGCCATGCTGGGGAACGTGGAGTCGG GTGGTCCACCTCCTTCCACAGTTAGCCAGTCTGCTCCTGTGACTCTCCCTGGAAATCTTCCCTCTAGCAGTCCTTACACAATGCCCCCGGAGCCGACCCTCTCCCAGAATCCCCTTTCCATTATGATGTCCAGGATGTCCAAATTTGCCATGCCCAGCTCTACACCGCTCTATCACGATGCCATCAAAACTGTGGCCAGCTCGGATGATGACTCCCCTCCAGCACGCTCCCCAAACTTACCACCTATGAACAGCGTACCAG GAATGGGCATTAATTCTCAGAATCCTCGAATTTCAGGTCCAAACCCAGTGGGTCCAATGCCAACCCTTAGCCCAATGGGAATGACCCAGCCTCTTTCCCATAACAACCAGATGCCCTCTCCAAATGCTATGGGACCCAATATACCTCCTCATGGGGTTCCCGTGGGACCCGGCCTGATGTCACACAACCCAATGATGGGGCACGGTTCCCAGGAGTCTCCAATGGTACCTCAAGGACgcctgggcttcccacaggggTTCCCTCCTGTACAGTCCCCTCCGCAGCAGGTGCCATTTCCACACAACGGGCCCAGCGGTGGACAAGGCAACTTCCCAGCAGGAATGGGCTTCCACGGAGAAGGACCTCTGGGGCGTCCTACCAACCTGCCCCAAAGTTCGACAGATCCAGCACTTTGCAAGACTGGAGGCCCTGGCGGTCCAGACTCCTTCACTGTTCTTGGAAACAATATGCCTTCGGTTTTCACTGatccagagctgcaggaggtgatCCGTCCTGGAGCCACGGGAATACCCGAGTTTGACCTGTCCAGGATTATCCCGTCGGAGAAGCCTAGCCAGACACTACAGTATTTCCCTCGTGGGGAGGTGCCCGGCCGCAAGCAGCCGCAGGGTCCTGGGCCTGGGTTCTCCCACATGCAGGGGATGATAGGAGAGCAGACCCCGAGGATGGGACTAACATTGCCTGGCATGGGGGGCCCCGGGCCAGTGGGAACTCCAGATATCCCTCTTGGGACGGCTCCATCCATGCCAGGTCATAACCCGATGAGGCCgcctgccttcctgcagcaAGGCATGATGGGGCCGCACCACCGCATGATGTCACCAGCACAGACGGCGATGCCTGGCCAGCCCGCGCTAATGAGTAACCCTGTGGCCGCGGTGGGCATGATCCCAGGCAAGGACCGAGCCCCCGCAGGGCTGTACAGCCACCCGGGCCCTGTAGGGTCGCCTGGTATGATGATGTCAATGCAGGGCATGATGGGACCCCAACAAAACATCATGATTCCCCCCCAAATGAGGCCCCGAGGTATGGCTGCTGACGTTGGCATGGGAGGATTTAGCCAAGGCCCTGGAAACCCAGGGAACATGATGTTTTAA
- the BCL9 gene encoding B-cell CLL/lymphoma 9 protein isoform X4, translating into MHSSNPKVRNSPSGNTQSSPKSKQEVMVRPPTVMSPSGNPQLDSKFSNQGKQGGSTSQSQPSPCDPKSGGHPPKVLPGPGGSMGLKNGAGNGAKGKGKRERSISADSFEQREAGTPHDDPEIKDCNSADHVKSQESQHTPHSMTPSNASAPRSSTPSHGLTASLEPASGQKTPSKVVYVFSTEMANKAAEAVLKGQVETIVSFHIQNISNSKAERNTVPLNPQITALRTEPKPLPQPQPPTAQDQNPPQNAKMQPTPPVSAPVSKSTGPPCPIDQDSPSVESKVMSVGSPANSTPLQTEGFGQSSTPNNRAVSPVSQGSNSSAADPKGPPQPVSGGDPSSLGENPDGLSQEQLEHRERSLQTLRDIQRMLFPDEKEFAGGQSGGPPPNAGVLDGPQKKPEGPIQAMMAQSQSLGKGSGSRTDGGAPFGPQGHRDMPFSPDEMGPPPMNSQSGPIGPDHLDHMTPEQVAWLKLQQEFYEEKRRKQEQVVVQQCSLQDMMVHQHGPRGVVRGPPPPYQMTPGEGWGPGGPEPFPEGMNMSHSLPPRGMAPHPNVPGSQMRLPGFAGMMNPDMEGPSVPNPASRPGLSGVSWPDDVPKIPDGRNFPPGQGVFSGPGRGERFPNPQGLPEELYQQQLAEKQMGLPPGLNMEGIRPGMEINRMMPSQRHMEPGNNPIFPRMPVEGPMSPSRGDFPKGIPPQMASSRELEFGMGPSSMKGDMGMNVSMGSNPPLVPQKLREAGVGPEEMMKLRPGVSEMLSSQQKMVPLPFGEHPQQEYGMGPRPFLPMSQGPGVGLRNLREQIGPDQRTNNRLSHMPPLPLNPTSNPNSLNTAPPAQRSLGRKPLDISAAGQVHSPGINPLKSPTMRQVQSPMMGSPSGNLKSPQTPSQLAGMLAGPTAAAAAASIKSPPVLGSAAASPVHLKSPSLPAPSPGWTSSPKPPLQSPGIPPNHKASLTMSSPAMLGNVESGGPPPSTVSQSAPVTLPGNLPSSSPYTMPPEPTLSQNPLSIMMSRMSKFAMPSSTPLYHDAIKTVASSDDDSPPARSPNLPPMNSVPGPNPVGPMPTLSPMGMTQPLSHNNQMPSPNAMGPNIPPHGVPVGPGLMSHNPMMGHGSQESPMVPQGRLGFPQGFPPVQSPPQQVPFPHNGPSGGQGNFPAGMGFHGEGPLGRPTNLPQSSTDPALCKTGGPGGPDSFTVLGNNMPSVFTDPELQEVIRPGATGIPEFDLSRIIPSEKPSQTLQYFPRGEVPGRKQPQGPGPGFSHMQGMIGEQTPRMGLTLPGMGGPGPVGTPDIPLGTAPSMPGHNPMRPPAFLQQGMMGPHHRMMSPAQTAMPGQPALMSNPVAAVGMIPGKDRAPAGLYSHPGPVGSPGMMMSMQGMMGPQQNIMIPPQMRPRGMAADVGMGGFSQGPGNPGNMMF; encoded by the exons ATGCATTCCAGTAACCCCAAAGTGAGGAACTCCCCGTCAGGCAACACACAGAG TAGCCCCAAATCAAAGCAGGAGGTGATGGTCCGTCCCCCTACAGTGATGTCCCCGTCTGGCAACCCCCAGCTGGATTCCAAATTTTCCAACCAGGGCAAACAAGGGGGCTCCaccagccaatcccagccctctccctgtgACCCCAAAAGTGGAGGTCACCCCCCTAAAGTGCTCCCTGGCCCAGGTGGGAGCATGGGGCTGAAGAATGGGGCTGGAAATGGTGccaaggggaaggggaagagagagaggagcaTTTCGGCAGACTCCTTTGAACAGAGGGAAGCTGGGACTCCTCATGATGACCCTGAAATCAAAG ACTGCAATTCTGCTGATCATGTGAAGTCCCAGGAGTCTCAACACACACCACACTCCATGACTCCTTCGAATGCTTCAGCCCCAAGGTCTTCCACACCTTCTCATGGCCTGACTGCCTCTTTGGAGCCAGCAAGTGGGCAGAAGACTCCATCCAAAGTGGTTTACGTCTTTTCTACTGAGATGGCCAACAA GGCTGCAGAAGCTGTGCTGAAGGGACAGGTGGAAACCATTGTGTCCTTTCATATCCAGAACATCTCAAACAGCAAGGCGGAACGAAATACTGTACCCTTG AACCCCCAGATCACTGCACTTCGGACTGAACCCAAGCCCCtgccgcagccccagccccccactgcCCAGGACCAGAACCCTCCCCAGAACGCCAAAATGCAGCCGACTCCACCTGTGTCAGCGCCAGTATCCAAATCCACTGGCCCCCCTTGTCCCATAGATCAGGACAGCCCCAGCGTGGAAAGCAAAGTGATGTCTGTGGGCAGCCCTGCCAACTCTACCCCGTTGCAGACAGAAGGATTTGGACAAAGTTCAACCCCCAATAACCGAGCAGTTAGCCCAGTTTCCCAAGGTAGCAATAGCtccgctgcagaccccaaagGTCCTCCCCAGCCGGTGTCTGGTGGGGATCCGTCCAGTTTGGGCGAGAATCCAGACGGACTGTcgcaggagcagctggagcatcGAGAGCGCTCGTTGCAGACCCTGAGAGACATACAGCGCATGCTCTTCCCTGACGAGAAGGAGTTTGCGGGAGGGCAAAGTGGGGGGCCACCCCCAAATGCTGGGGTGCTGGATGGTCCCCAAAAGAAACCTGAAGGGCCGATACAGGCCATGATGGCTCAATCCCAAAGTTTAGGCAAAGGGTCAGGGTCTCGGACAGACGGAGGGGCTCCGTTTGGCCCTCAAGGACACAGGGACATGCCTTTTTCCCCAGATGAAATGGGGCCACCACCAATGAACTCCCAGTCAGGACCCATAGGCCCAGACCACTTGGACCACATGACTCCTGAGCAGGTGGCCTGGCtcaagctgcagcaggagtTTTAcgaggagaaaagaagaaagcaagagcaGGTGGTTGTGCAGCAGTGTTCCCTGCAGGACATGATGGTCCACCAGCACGGGCCTCGTGGGGTGGTCCGAGGCCCTCCCCCTCCCTACCAGATGAcccctggggagggctggggacctGGGGGTCCAGAGCCCTTCCCTGAAGGCATGAACATGTCGCACTCTCTGCCCCCCAGGGGCATGGCTCCTCATCCGAATGTGCCCGGGAGCCAGATGCGCCTGCCTGGTTTTGCAGGAATGATGAACCCTGACATGGAGGGCCCCAGTGTCCCGAATCCCGCCTCCCGGCCTGGGCTTTCGGGAGTTAGTTGGCCAGACGACGTGCCAAAAATCCCAGATGGCCGAAACTTCCCTCCTGGCCAGGGTGTCTTCAGCGGCCCTGGCCGAGGGGAGCGGTTCCCCAACCCGCAGGGCCTGCCTGAAGAGCTCTATCAGCAGCAGCTGGCGGAGAAGCAGATGGGCCTCCCTCCTGGCCTGAACATGGAAGGCATCAGGCCTGGCATGGAGATAAACAGAATGATGCCCTCCCAGAGACACATGGAGCCTGGGAACAACCCCATCTTCCCTCGCATGCCGGTGGAAGGGCCGATGAGCCCCTCCAGGGGGGACTTCCCGAAAGGAATACCCCCACAAATGGCCTCTAGCAGGGAGCTGGAGTTCGGGATGGGTCCCAGCAGCATGAAGGGGGACATGGGCATGAATGTCAGCATGGGGTCCAACCCACCCCTGGTCCCTCAGAAGCTGAGGGAGGCAGGAGTCGGGCCAGAAGAGATGATGAAACTGCGCCCCGGTGTCTCGGAGATGCTCTCCTCGCAGCAGAAAATGGTGCCACTGCCGTTTGGGGAGCACCCGCAGCAGGAGTATGGCATGGGTCCCAGGCCTTTCCTTCCCATGTCTCAGGGCCCAGGAGTCGGTCTCCGAAATCTCAGAGAACAGATCGGGCCTGACCAAAGGACTAACAACCGGCTCAGCCACATGCCGCCACTACCTCTCAATCCCACCAGTAACCCTAATAGCCTCAACACTGCTCCCCCTGCGCAGCGGAGCCTCGGCCGCAAGCCCTTGGATATCTCCGCAGCCGGTCAGGTGCATTCGCCAGGAATCAACCCCCTGAAGTCTCCCACGATGCGCCAGGTCCAGTCTCCCATGATGGGGTCTCCCTCGGGGAACCTCAAGTCTCCTCAGACAccctcccagctggcaggaatGCTTGCGGGCCCCACTGCCGCAGCTGCCGCTGCTTCCATTAAGTCCCCCCCTGTCTTGgggtctgctgctgcttctcctgtccACCTCAAGTCTCCGTCTCTCCCTGCACCTTCTCCCGGATGGACCTCATCTCCAAAGCCTCCTTTGCAGAGCCCCGGGATTCCCCCAAACCACAAGGCATCTCTCACCATGTCTTCCCCAGCCATGCTGGGGAACGTGGAGTCGG GTGGTCCACCTCCTTCCACAGTTAGCCAGTCTGCTCCTGTGACTCTCCCTGGAAATCTTCCCTCTAGCAGTCCTTACACAATGCCCCCGGAGCCGACCCTCTCCCAGAATCCCCTTTCCATTATGATGTCCAGGATGTCCAAATTTGCCATGCCCAGCTCTACACCGCTCTATCACGATGCCATCAAAACTGTGGCCAGCTCGGATGATGACTCCCCTCCAGCACGCTCCCCAAACTTACCACCTATGAACAGCGTACCAG GTCCAAACCCAGTGGGTCCAATGCCAACCCTTAGCCCAATGGGAATGACCCAGCCTCTTTCCCATAACAACCAGATGCCCTCTCCAAATGCTATGGGACCCAATATACCTCCTCATGGGGTTCCCGTGGGACCCGGCCTGATGTCACACAACCCAATGATGGGGCACGGTTCCCAGGAGTCTCCAATGGTACCTCAAGGACgcctgggcttcccacaggggTTCCCTCCTGTACAGTCCCCTCCGCAGCAGGTGCCATTTCCACACAACGGGCCCAGCGGTGGACAAGGCAACTTCCCAGCAGGAATGGGCTTCCACGGAGAAGGACCTCTGGGGCGTCCTACCAACCTGCCCCAAAGTTCGACAGATCCAGCACTTTGCAAGACTGGAGGCCCTGGCGGTCCAGACTCCTTCACTGTTCTTGGAAACAATATGCCTTCGGTTTTCACTGatccagagctgcaggaggtgatCCGTCCTGGAGCCACGGGAATACCCGAGTTTGACCTGTCCAGGATTATCCCGTCGGAGAAGCCTAGCCAGACACTACAGTATTTCCCTCGTGGGGAGGTGCCCGGCCGCAAGCAGCCGCAGGGTCCTGGGCCTGGGTTCTCCCACATGCAGGGGATGATAGGAGAGCAGACCCCGAGGATGGGACTAACATTGCCTGGCATGGGGGGCCCCGGGCCAGTGGGAACTCCAGATATCCCTCTTGGGACGGCTCCATCCATGCCAGGTCATAACCCGATGAGGCCgcctgccttcctgcagcaAGGCATGATGGGGCCGCACCACCGCATGATGTCACCAGCACAGACGGCGATGCCTGGCCAGCCCGCGCTAATGAGTAACCCTGTGGCCGCGGTGGGCATGATCCCAGGCAAGGACCGAGCCCCCGCAGGGCTGTACAGCCACCCGGGCCCTGTAGGGTCGCCTGGTATGATGATGTCAATGCAGGGCATGATGGGACCCCAACAAAACATCATGATTCCCCCCCAAATGAGGCCCCGAGGTATGGCTGCTGACGTTGGCATGGGAGGATTTAGCCAAGGCCCTGGAAACCCAGGGAACATGATGTTTTAA